GAGTCGGCTGCCCGCCAGGGCGGTGACCAGGCCCTCTTCCACCAGGCGCCCCAAGGTCAACTCGTTGAGGGCCAGGGTGGTGACGCCCGCCTCCCGCAGGGCGGCCCAAACTTCCCGGGGATCTAGATCATCCTGGCGGGCCAGTTCCATGAAATCGCGGAAATCGGCCGCCAGTTCCACGGTCCGGTTGGCCTTCTCGGCCCGGTGCCGCAGCCAAAGGGTGTGGCCGGCGGCGGCCAGGCCCGTCACCGTTGCAATGATCAAAAACAGGCCCAGCAGGCGGGCTGCCCATGTGCCCCTGCCCATCACGGCCGCCCCCCTCCCGGCTCCACCGCGGGGCCGGACCAGTCCAAAGGAACCGCCTCAACCCAGCGCCGGATGATCCAGTGAAGAACCAGCCCCAGCACCAGGCCGGCGGCCGTCCCCTGGCACGCGGCGGGCAAGGTGACGGTCAGGGGAATTTGCCCGTGGGCCAAAGCGCCCACCACGGCCCCCTGGCCCACCAGGCCCATGGCCCGCAGCAAGGCCGGCCAAGGGGACCAAGTTCCGCCGGCAACCTCTCCTTCTGCGCCGGCGGGTCCGGCGTCCCCGCCCGCTTCCTCCCGGCGCCAGGGCCGGCTGAAGGCCAGGAGCAGGGCCGGCACCGTAAGGATTGTTTCCAGGAAGGGCAGGGGTGCCCGGAGCAGCAGCCCCATCAGCCCGGGGCCGTTGCCGGGGGGCCCGGCGGGACCCGGCGGCGACCCGGCCAGCCGGAGGAAGGCCAGGCCCGCCACCCCGGCGGCAGCGCCCACTACCAGCAGGTGGCCGAAGGTGAAGGCCCTGCCCCAGGCCCGGCGGGCTCCGGAGGTTTCGTGGGCGCCGGGGGGCAGGGCGCCGTTGGCCCGCCCGCCGTTGCCCAGTTCCAGCCAGAGGGCGACGGCCAGGGCCGCCAGGGGAGCCAGGGCAACCCCCGGACTGGACAAGGCGCCCGTCATGAGGGCCGGCTGCCGCTGGAGCACCGCCGGCACCAGGCCCACGCCGATGCCGGTGGCGCCTGCCATGGCGGCCGCCAGGGCCGCCCGGAGGGGTGATGCCAGGGGGCCGCCCGCCAGGCCGCTGCCTACGGCCAGGGCCGCCCACGACCCCAGGACGGCGGTTGCCGGCACTAAGGCGTTACGCACCATCGGGGGCAGGGGGGGACCCCCGCCCCACCCCTCACCCCCGCCGGGACGGGGGAGGCCGACGGAGCGGCCCGCCGCCGCCAGGCCTTCCAGCAATTCATCGAAGCGCCCCTGATCCAGGTAGGCGGGGTCGCCCTCCCGCCCCGTCAACGTCATGAACCATTGGTAATACAAAACCTGCACCCGGCTGCCCGTCACCCGCCCCACCAGATCCGCCGGGGACTCTTCGGGCCAGACGGGGTGCACGGCCATCAGGTCATGGGACAGGCCCGCCGCCAAGGTACGGGCTGCGGCGCTGCGGGGACTGCCCACCAGGCCCAGGTGCCAGCCCCGCTCCCCGATGAAGTCCCGCCAGCGTTCCACGGTATCCCCGCCGCCGGCCTCCCTTGCCGGAGCCGGGTCCACCACCGGCAAGGCATCTCCCGCCGGGGCTCCCCCCGGGAGGGATGCCGGGGCCAGCATCACCCACGTGCCCGGCGGCAGGTCAGCCCCGGGCCCTAAAAACTCGTGAGGAACCTCCCGCTCCAGGGCCGGCTCCTCCACCCGGAGGGCCACATGGAAGCCGGCGGCCGTCACTTCCTCTATTTGTTGGGGCGAATAGCCCAGGGGATGGTGGAGCAGATGGTAAGGATAGATGTCCCTTTCATCTTCCGGCCAAAGGTAACGGTGGAAGCGGCGCTTCCGCAGCAGGGCCGTCCAAGGGTTTTCCTTGGGCACCGCCACCGACAGCCAGACACCTTCGCCGGGCACGGCCATGGTTTCCACCCGGCCCGGCCAGCGGCGGGACAAGGCGTGGAGCAGCCATTGGCCTTCTTCGGGATCAACGGGCATGACCAGGAGATGCCAAGGGGCGAAGGGGGGCGCATAGGGCCCCGTGCCGTCGGGCCCCGCCCACCGGGGCAGCCACTGGGGTCCGGCGCCGGTGCGCCAGTCGTCGATGATCTCCCAGCCCCAGCGCAGGTGCACCCGGCCCGCATCGACCAGGGCCGCCAGGGTTTGCTCTCCTATGACCAACGTATCCACACCCAAGGAGCGCACGTAGTCCATGGCCACGGGCAAGGACAGCCCGTCCCGGGCGGCTACGGCCGCCAAGCGCCGGTAGTCCACCGCCAGGCCCACGGGCGGGTCCGGCTGCCGGGGCCTCAATTCGGGGCCCAGGGCATAAAAAAGGGCCCAACAGCTCAAGGCCGTCAGCACGACGAGAAACCCCGCCAAGAACCTGTAGTTGGGCGTGCGGCTCACCGGTGGGCCCTCCCTTGCTTAACCTTATCCATTATTGACGGTGCCCTGCTCCATTTCAACGCGGGCCGGGCCTGCACCCCCCCGCACCTTCCGGGGCGGCGGGGTCTGTGCTAAAATGCTTGGGTGAACGCCCGGGTGGGGCCGGACCCGGCGCCTTCACCGGG
The sequence above is a segment of the Sphingobacteriaceae bacterium genome. Coding sequences within it:
- a CDS encoding DUF5693 family protein, with protein sequence MSRTPNYRFLAGFLVVLTALSCWALFYALGPELRPRQPDPPVGLAVDYRRLAAVAARDGLSLPVAMDYVRSLGVDTLVIGEQTLAALVDAGRVHLRWGWEIIDDWRTGAGPQWLPRWAGPDGTGPYAPPFAPWHLLVMPVDPEEGQWLLHALSRRWPGRVETMAVPGEGVWLSVAVPKENPWTALLRKRRFHRYLWPEDERDIYPYHLLHHPLGYSPQQIEEVTAAGFHVALRVEEPALEREVPHEFLGPGADLPPGTWVMLAPASLPGGAPAGDALPVVDPAPAREAGGGDTVERWRDFIGERGWHLGLVGSPRSAAARTLAAGLSHDLMAVHPVWPEESPADLVGRVTGSRVQVLYYQWFMTLTGREGDPAYLDQGRFDELLEGLAAAGRSVGLPRPGGGEGWGGGPPLPPMVRNALVPATAVLGSWAALAVGSGLAGGPLASPLRAALAAAMAGATGIGVGLVPAVLQRQPALMTGALSSPGVALAPLAALAVALWLELGNGGRANGALPPGAHETSGARRAWGRAFTFGHLLVVGAAAGVAGLAFLRLAGSPPGPAGPPGNGPGLMGLLLRAPLPFLETILTVPALLLAFSRPWRREEAGGDAGPAGAEGEVAGGTWSPWPALLRAMGLVGQGAVVGALAHGQIPLTVTLPAACQGTAAGLVLGLVLHWIIRRWVEAVPLDWSGPAVEPGGGRP